The segment GGACCGTATTGAGCCTCGGATTTGGCTTGAAGATCTTTAATACCTTCTACTTTACCAGAAGTAAAGGAGTTTTGAGTTAAGAAGGACAAACCACCAGGGATTTCAAGTGCACCCGTATTCTTTTGAGCTTTAGTATCAATGTTAGCTACCAAAGAGAATGGAGCAGGATCTTGTGTTTCCCACAATGCTTCCATAGCAGCCATTTTCATAGGTTGTACTTTTGTAATGTATTGACCTTGATGATGACCTGCCAAAGCGCCTAAAGTACCGAATACAAGAGCAATAACCATGCCCCATTTAGCAGAACGACGGTAGAAGTCTGTCGCATTGTTGCGCAATAAGTGCCAAGCACTGATGGCCATGATAATTACGCCTGCTGTTAATAAACCATTTAACACGATATGGAAGAATTGGCCTGGTACATAACCATTTTGAACAATTGTTAAGAAATTATCCATTTCTGCACGGCCATTACGGATTACATAACCTACAGGATGTTGCATGAAGGAGTTTGCTACGAGAATCCAGAATGCGGATAGGTTTGTACCTAATGCCACCAACGTAGCTACAAGAGCGTGAACAGTTTTATTCAAACGGTCCCAACCGAAGATCCATACACCCATGAATGTAGATTCCAAGAAAAATGCCATTAATGCTTCAAGGGCCAATGGAGCGCCGAAAATGTCACCCATAAAACGAGAATATTCTGCCCAGTTCATACCGAAATGGAATTCCTGAACAATACCAGTTACCACACCCATAGCAAAGTTAATTAGGAACAATTTGCCCCAGAATTTTGCCATTTTTTTGTATACTTCTTTACCAGTAGACACATATGTCCACTCCAAGATAGCTACAGTCACTGTCATGCCTAGTGTGAACGGCACAAACAACCAGTGATAGATAGATGTTAGCGCAAATTGTAATCGAGCTAAATCTACAGCTTCAAACATGTGTTTTCCTCCTTAGAATAAAATACCTACATCACTTGATGAGCTTTCGCTAAAAACCTTGAATCATTGCGCTTATGAATATGGCAACGCTTCAGACGCAATCAACTGTTCACGTTGGGCAAGAGTTTTAAAGTTAACCAGCTCCAACTGATTGATTAATTGGTCCTGAATTGTTCCCATCGCTTCATTGATAGCACAATGTCCCATACAAGACTTAGAGCAAGAACCTACATCATATAAACACCGTTGTAAATACGCATCCCCTTCTACCGCTCTAATTACATCGAGCAATGAAATCTCTTGAGGGTCTCGATTGAGGGCAAACCCACCATCTACACCACGAAAGGATTTCATAATCCCAGCTGCAATGAGACTACGCATAATCTTGAGCAAAAATCGTTCTGGAATCAATTCTTGCTCAGCCAATACAGAACCCGTTAGCTTCGTTCCCGAAGGTAAGAGCGCCATATGTAAGACCATGCGAAATGCATAATCCGTGGCCTGATTTAACTTCATAAGGTCTCCTTTCTCGTGCACTCGGACAAACGTATTACTAAATCTAGTATAATCGAAATAAAACAATACTGCAATGGTATTGTTTTATATATTGAGAATTAGCATATATAAATTTTAAGCCTATAAATTAGATTATACCTGAATATTTTTATATCCATAAAATCACTTTTTGATTTATATTATCAAAAAAGACTGCCCACGTATGAGCAGTCTTAATTTATTATTTTGTAATTTCACGAACAAGATGTGCCATTTCAGGAATGATGAGTTTACCCATTGCCAAAGTAACAGCACCTACAGAGCCAGGAACAGAGAACATTAACGTATTATTGTTCACCCCTGCTTCTGCACGAGAAGCCATTGCCTTAGTCCCAATATCTTCTGTATAGGACAAATATCTAAATATTTCCCCGAAACCAGGGATATGTTTCTCATAGAGACTATTAGCTGCTTCAATTGTTACATCACGCTTAGCAATTCCCGTACCACCTGTAGAGATGATAACATCAATAGATTCATCATTACACCATGGGATCATTGCATTTCTGATTTCATTGTAATCATCAATGACAATTTTACGATCTGCCACAATATGGTCTGCTTGTTCTAAAAATTCTTGTACTTTATTACCGCCTTTATCAGTTTCAAAGGTACGCGTATCAGAAACTGTTAAAATAGCAACACGCAAAGGTCTTGCTAATACTTCGTAAGACATAGTTCCTCCTAGAATAACGGAATAATAGATGCTAATGTAGGCCATCCATTATCACGTAAAAAATCACGTAATGACCATGTATAGTGAATAAATGGTGCACAATGTAGGCGTAACCAGAACGATAAGTACGGTGTGTCACCTTGGAATATAGCCAATCGATTTAAGGCATATAAATTATCGCCTGGCTGTACTGTACCTGGTTGTACTGTGAAAGCCATTTTGTAACCAGATTGTTTAGTTACATATTGAACGAGCATATCGTTAAACCCACCAGGATATGCTAGATACTCAATAGGCTCACCCAAAATCCCCTCCAAAGAAATCTTCCCTCCAAGAAGAGCATCTGGTAATTCGGTAGGGTCAATTTTTGTTAAGATTTTATGATGATTTGTATGGCCTTGAATATCAAATCCACCCGCTTCCATTTGGTGCATTTGTTCTGTAGAAACAAAACCAGGCGTATTAGCTGCATCACTAATCATAAACAAGGTAGCCTTCATGTTGTATTCCTTTAAAATAGGCAATACATTTTTATAGTTATCTACATAGCCATCATCAAAGGTGATAACAATTGGCTTATTAGGTAATTCAGTACCATTTTCTAAATAATCATATAATTGAGTCAACGTAATCGTGTTATATCCCTGATTATGTAGATATTCCATCTGTTCTCTAAACTGATCAACATGAAGCGTCAAAGCAGAATGCTTTTCATCATTCACTTGGTGATAGTTTAGTACAGGGACACCATAAATCTTATAATCAGTAGATAGCCCCCATATAACGCCAAAAGAGATAGCTAAAATTGCAATACATATTGCGAGAAAACATAATATTTTTTTAATACAGCTCATGCCATATTTATACATATAAACTAATCACTCCAATCCACTTAAGCATATAATGAGAATATCACACATACCTAGTATTATCAAGAAAATCCCTCACAAGATATTCATATTAATCTATGAATGAAAATATTTATTAGTAATATGCAAAAATAGACATAAAAAAGCCCTATAAACTTGGAGATCAAGAGTATAGGGATCGTTATTTACATATATTTAAAGTTATACAGCGGCTTTACGGTTCGGTACCATTGGCACGTTGTGCCGCGTTACCGTATGGATAGAGTTGGATACTACCACTAGCCGCGGCTTCCTATCAATCCTCACTGTGGATTTCCCTTCTCTGCTCCGCAGCTCGGTAAATCTTACGTTCGGAAGCACTCATATGGGTCATTTGCGTCGCTTAGTTCTAAGTCCTCTTCGGTTGCCCTACTTGCTTCCTCACTGTGGATTTCCCTTCTCTGCTCCGCAGTTCGGTAAATCTTACGTTCGGAAGAAAGCGATGCAGTGAATCTGTCGTCGTTTGGTTACTATTGGCTTTCAGTTTCCCTGCTTGCTTCCTCACTGTGGATTTCCCTTCTCTGCTTCGCAGTTCGGTAAATCTTACGTTCGGAAGAAAGCGATGCAGTGAATCTGTCGTCGCTTTACTCCTCCATCTTCTACTGCCCTGCTTTTACTGCCCTGCTCACCAGATACCCTGGGAGGATAGGAAGCCATACAACAGAAAAAAGACACACCCTCAGGTGTGCCTTTAAGCAATCAGCGGCTTCCTATCCTCCCAGGCCGTCTCCAGCCAAGTACTTTCGGCGTTTATGAGCTTAACTACTGTGTTCGAGATGGGAACAGGTGGATCCTCATAGCCATCGCCACTGAATCTGTCAGAGTTTGTACTCTGAAAACCACATAGAAGTTATATATATTTGTTGCACATTTCTGCTTAATGTTTATTTAAGTAAAGCCCTCGATCTATTAGTACCAGTCAGCTCCAAACCTCACGGCTCTTCCACACCTGGCCTATCAACCATGTCGTCTACATGGGATCTTACTAGCTTATGCTATGAGAAACCTCATCTCAAGGCTGGTTTCACGCTTAGATGCTTTCAGCGTTTATCCGTCCCGAACGTAGCTACCCAACTGTACCCTTGGCAGGATAATTGGTACACCAGCGGTTCGTCCACTCCGGTCCTCTCGTACTAGGAGCAGCCCCCTTCAAGTTTCTTGCGCCCGCGATGGATAGGGACCGAACTGTCTCACGACGTTCTGAACCCAGCTCACGTACCACTTTAATCGGCGAACAGCCGAACCCTTGGGACCTACTTCAGCCCCAGGATGTGATGAGCCGACATCGAGGTGCCAAACCTCCCCGTCGATATGGACTCTTGGGAGAGATTAGCCTGTTATCCCCAGGGTAGCTTTTATCCGTTGAGCGATGGCCCTTCCACTCGGCACCACCGGATCACTAAGCCCGACTTTCGTCCCTGCTCGACCTGTCCGTCTCGCAGTCAAGCTCCCTTCTGCCTTTACACTCTTCGAGCGATTTCCGTCCGCTCTGAGGGAACCTTTGGGCGCCTCCGTTACTCTTTAGGAGGCGACCGCCCCAGTCAAACTGCCCGCCTAAGACTGTCCGGCCGGTCGTTACTCGGCCCGTTAGAAATCAATTAATGAAAGGGTGGTATCCCAACAACGACTCCCCTAAAACTGGCGTCCTAGGTTCTACGTCTCCCACCTATCCTGTACATTCATTAACTAAGTTCAATCTTAGGTTGCAGTAAAGCTCCATGGGGTCTTTCTGTCCAGTCGCGGGTAACCTGCATCTTCACAGGTACTTCAATTTCACCGGGTCCCTCGTTGAGACAGTGCGCAAGTCGTTACACCTTTCGTGCGGGTCGGAACTTACCCGACAAGGAATTTCGCTACCTTAGGACCGTTATAGTTACGGCCGCCGTTTACTGGGGCTTCAATTCAGAGCTTCGACCGAAGTCTAACCCCTCCTCTTAACCTTCCAGCACCGGGCAGGTGTCAGCACCTATACATCAGCTTTCGCTTTAGCAGGCACCTGTGTTTGTGGTAAACAGTCGCTTGCGCCTCTCTTGTGCCACTCATTCATGCTCCATGCGTTACTGCACTTCACACTACATGAGTCCTCCTTTTCCCGAAGTTACGGAGGCATTTTGCCGAGTTCCTTAACGAGGGTTTTCCCGCGCACCTTAGGATTCTCTCCCCGCCTACCTGTGTCGGTTTTGGTACGGGCGATGTGTCTCTACCTAGAAGCTTTTCTCGACAGTGTAGGATCAATCACTTCGTTACTATCGCTAGTAACTCGTCATCACATCTCAGCTTTTAGAGCTACGGATTTGCCTATAGCTCAACCTACATGCTTAAACACGCACTTCCAATCGCGTGCTGACCTACCTTACTGTGTCACTCCATCGATCAAACGATTCACACCGGTACAGGAATTTCAACCTGTTGTCCATCGCCTACGCTTTTCCGCCTCGGCTTAGGTCCCGACTTACCCTGAGACGACGATCGTTGCTCAGGAACCCTTAGGCTTTCGGTGGAATGGATTCTCACCATTCTTTTCGCTACTCATACCGACATTCTCACTTCTCATCAGTCCACAACTCCTTACGGTACTGCTTCAACCCAATGAGAACGCTCCCCTACCCATATACATTGCTGCATATGACACGACTTCGGTTTTACACTTTAGCCCCGGACATTTTCGGCGCAGAGTCTCTCGACCAGTGAGCTATTACGCACTCTTTAAATGGTGGCTGCTTCTAAGCCAACATCCTGGTTGTTTTGGAAATTCCACATCCTTCGCCACTTAGTGTAACATTTGGGACCTTAGTCGGTGTTCTGGGCTGTTTCCCTCTTGACAATGGACCTTATCATTCACTGTCTGACTCCCGAGTATAAGTATAGCCATTCGTAGTTTGACTAGGTTCGGTAACCGGTATGGCCCCTAGCCCGATCAGTGCTCTACCGCCTATACTCTCAACCTCGAGGCTAGCCCTAAAGCTATTTCGGGGAGAACCAGCTATCTCCGTGTTCGATTGGCATTTCACCCCTATCCACAACTCATCCCAAAGCTTTTCAACGCTCACGAGTTCGGTCCTCCACACAATTTTACCTGTGCTTCAACCTGGCCATGGATAGATCACTACGGTTTCGGGTCTACTATTACTAACTGAACGCCCTGTTCAGACTCGCTTTCGCTGCGGCTCCGTGTCTTCCACTTAACCTCGCTAGCAACAGTAACTCGTCGGTTCATTCTTCAATAGGCACGCCGTCGTCCTGATATATATACAGACTTCGACTGTTTGTAGACATACGGTTTCAGGTTCTCTTTCACTCCCCGCCAGGGGTTCTTTTCACCTTTCCCTCACGGTACTATGCGCTATCGGTCGATATCAGTATTTTGGCTTGGAGGGTGGTCCCCCCTGCTTCCCACAAGGTTTCACGTGTCTCGTGGTACTCTGGATACAGTCCCATGTATGCAAGGTTTCGATTACAGGGCTTTCACCTTCTTCGGCTGAGCTTTCCAACTCGATTCTTCTACCTCATTTACACTTGATGACTGTCCTCAACCCCGGTGCGGTTGCCCGCTCCGGTTTGGCCTCTTTCCCGTTCGCTCGCCGCTACTAAGAAAATCTCGTTTGATTACTTTTCCTCTGGGTAATTAGATGTTTCAGTTCCCCAGGTGCCCTCCTCATAGTCTAAGCTATGGGTGACAGTGCATAACCACTGCCGGGTTCCCCCATTCGGAAATCTACGGGTCAAAGATTGCTTGCATCTCTCCGTAGCTTATCGCAGCTTACCGCGTCCTTCTTCGGCTGATATCGCCAAGGCATCCACCGTACGCCCTTAAAATCTTTACTTAAAATACTTTCGTATTTGAGATTTTATTGACATGCATTAGATACATTGTCGTTTATTTTGTAGCCGTACATTTTCATGTACGTCACCATTAAGTCAGAGAATTATTTCCTATGTGCTCGGGTCAACCTACTTAGAAATTCTAAGAGATGACCTTACAAATATATATTAATTCTTCTATGCAGTTTTCAAAGAACAAACAATTCATATATTTCGCGTCTATCGTCGTTGCATTCGTTTCACTTGTCTTGCGTAATTACCATTACGCGGCGACGTCGTTCATCTCATGCGCCTAGATATCCATCGAAATCTATTAAATTGTAACTGATTGTTTAAATCAGCTTAGTTATTTTAGTATAAAACAGACTAGCTGTCAAATACTAAATGGTGGAGACGAGGAGATTCGAACTCCTGACCCCCTGCTTGCAAGGCAGGTGCTCTCCCAACTGAGCTACGCCCCCATGTATTAAATGGTGGGCCTAGGTGGACTCGAACCACCGACCTCACGCTTATCAGGCGTGCGCTCTAACCAGCTGAGCTATAGGCCCATTTAATATATGAGAAATTTATTATCTTGTAGATAACAGATCTCTCAAAACCGAACAATGTTAGGTGCCAAAGTGTCGACCTAAGTGACATCCAAGCTCTTGGCCTAGTGTATGTCTCCCT is part of the Veillonella nakazawae genome and harbors:
- a CDS encoding cytochrome ubiquinol oxidase subunit I; translation: MFEAVDLARLQFALTSIYHWLFVPFTLGMTVTVAILEWTYVSTGKEVYKKMAKFWGKLFLINFAMGVVTGIVQEFHFGMNWAEYSRFMGDIFGAPLALEALMAFFLESTFMGVWIFGWDRLNKTVHALVATLVALGTNLSAFWILVANSFMQHPVGYVIRNGRAEMDNFLTIVQNGYVPGQFFHIVLNGLLTAGVIIMAISAWHLLRNNATDFYRRSAKWGMVIALVFGTLGALAGHHQGQYITKVQPMKMAAMEALWETQDPAPFSLVANIDTKAQKNTGALEIPGGLSFLTQNSFTSGKVEGIKDLQAKSEAQYGPGNYIPDVPAIFWTFRVMVAAGSIMLLVAFVGLILNAKDKLVGNRTFLKIMFWTLPLPFIAHSTGWFVAEAGRQPWLVNGLQLTVDGASKSVTAPEIMTTIIGFTVVYIVAAIAALYLAVEHIKKGPDGNPSHDVVEKEEARLWN
- a CDS encoding RrF2 family transcriptional regulator, which gives rise to MKLNQATDYAFRMVLHMALLPSGTKLTGSVLAEQELIPERFLLKIMRSLIAAGIMKSFRGVDGGFALNRDPQEISLLDVIRAVEGDAYLQRCLYDVGSCSKSCMGHCAINEAMGTIQDQLINQLELVNFKTLAQREQLIASEALPYS
- a CDS encoding MogA/MoaB family molybdenum cofactor biosynthesis protein, whose translation is MSYEVLARPLRVAILTVSDTRTFETDKGGNKVQEFLEQADHIVADRKIVIDDYNEIRNAMIPWCNDESIDVIISTGGTGIAKRDVTIEAANSLYEKHIPGFGEIFRYLSYTEDIGTKAMASRAEAGVNNNTLMFSVPGSVGAVTLAMGKLIIPEMAHLVREITK
- a CDS encoding polysaccharide deacetylase family protein, producing the protein MYKYGMSCIKKILCFLAICIAILAISFGVIWGLSTDYKIYGVPVLNYHQVNDEKHSALTLHVDQFREQMEYLHNQGYNTITLTQLYDYLENGTELPNKPIVITFDDGYVDNYKNVLPILKEYNMKATLFMISDAANTPGFVSTEQMHQMEAGGFDIQGHTNHHKILTKIDPTELPDALLGGKISLEGILGEPIEYLAYPGGFNDMLVQYVTKQSGYKMAFTVQPGTVQPGDNLYALNRLAIFQGDTPYLSFWLRLHCAPFIHYTWSLRDFLRDNGWPTLASIIPLF